One region of Natronorubrum aibiense genomic DNA includes:
- a CDS encoding PHP domain-containing protein: protein MYTVDLHAHTRFFHGHRALGDRFDPLGVRLLTAMADRRGLDGVVTTNHDYYTAFDPPSGVETLPGIEITTDHGHVLVVGPDPPAATKPGALSPEEAVALAHDRDCAAIVAHPFRNSTVRELADVPFDAMEVNGKHPRSRSLVEELAAERDLPLVGGSDAHYPFEVGRAYTVVEADRLTPEALVDAIRDGRVRARVSRSWPDRLLRRGYRAIHSRKRVIDALERPTPGVGTPPGEEETEIETGPTPVTPTPRRE, encoded by the coding sequence GTGTACACCGTCGATCTGCACGCACACACGCGTTTTTTCCACGGTCATCGGGCTCTCGGCGATCGGTTCGACCCGCTGGGCGTTCGTCTGCTCACCGCGATGGCCGACCGACGCGGTCTCGATGGGGTTGTGACGACCAATCACGATTACTACACGGCGTTCGATCCGCCCTCGGGCGTCGAGACATTACCCGGAATCGAGATCACGACCGATCACGGCCACGTCCTCGTCGTCGGGCCCGACCCGCCAGCGGCGACGAAACCCGGGGCGCTCTCCCCCGAGGAGGCGGTCGCGCTGGCACACGACCGCGACTGCGCCGCGATCGTCGCGCACCCGTTTCGAAACAGCACCGTGCGAGAACTCGCCGACGTCCCCTTCGACGCGATGGAAGTCAACGGCAAACATCCCCGTTCGCGATCGCTCGTCGAGGAGCTGGCGGCCGAACGTGACCTCCCGCTGGTCGGCGGCAGCGACGCCCACTACCCGTTCGAGGTGGGCCGGGCGTACACGGTCGTCGAAGCCGACCGACTCACACCCGAGGCGCTCGTCGACGCGATCCGCGACGGACGGGTGCGCGCACGTGTCTCCCGCTCGTGGCCCGATCGCCTCCTGCGCCGCGGTTATCGGGCGATCCACAGCCGGAAACGCGTGATCGACGCACTCGAGCGACCGACGCCGGGAGTCGGGACGCCGCCGGGCGAGGAAGAAACCGAAATCGAGACTGGACCGACGCCGGTTACCCCAACTCCTCGTCGAGAATAA
- the pyrG gene encoding glutamine hydrolyzing CTP synthase: MPTESDTHYDPDLGSKFIFVTGGVMSGLGKGITAASTGRLLKNAGFDVTAVKIDPYLNVDAGTMNPYQHGEVYVLEDGGEVDLDLGNYERFLDIDMTSDHNITTGKTYQHVIEKERAGDYLGKTVQIIPHITDDIKRRIREAAEGTDVCIIEVGGTVGDIEGMPYLEALRQFAHEEPEENVLFTHVTLVPYSKNGEQKTKPTQHSVKEVRSIGLQPDIIVGRCEDRLDPETKEKIALFCDIPTEAVFSNPDVEDVYHVPLMVEEEGLDQYVLEHFDLDDEALPPGERANEWRDIVTTEKDEAVDVALVGKYDLEDAYMSIHESLKHAGFELGADVNVHWVSADEMADGHDGQLEDVDGVIVPGGFGMRGSEGKIEAVRYARENDVPFLGLCLGFQMAVVEYARHVLGLEDAHSAEMVEDTPHPVIDILPEQYEVEDMGGTMRLGEHTTVIEPETLAYDLYDDTSCTERHRHRYEVNPEYFDQFDDEPLTFSGTAGNRMEILEHEDHPFFLGTQFHPEYTSRPGQPSPPFVGLVEAVLERATGADAEQKSADADTDTETEVTH; encoded by the coding sequence ATGCCGACGGAATCGGACACTCATTATGACCCCGATCTGGGGAGCAAGTTCATCTTCGTCACCGGCGGTGTGATGTCGGGACTGGGAAAAGGGATTACAGCCGCAAGCACCGGCAGACTCCTGAAAAACGCCGGGTTCGACGTCACCGCAGTCAAGATTGATCCGTACCTCAACGTGGACGCAGGGACGATGAATCCCTACCAGCACGGCGAGGTCTACGTCTTAGAAGACGGCGGAGAGGTCGACCTCGATCTGGGGAACTACGAACGGTTCCTCGATATCGACATGACCTCGGACCACAACATCACCACCGGGAAAACCTACCAGCACGTCATCGAGAAAGAGCGTGCGGGCGACTATCTCGGGAAGACGGTCCAGATCATCCCACACATCACCGACGACATCAAACGCCGCATTCGGGAGGCCGCCGAAGGCACCGACGTCTGTATCATCGAAGTCGGTGGCACGGTCGGCGACATCGAGGGGATGCCCTACCTCGAGGCGCTTCGCCAGTTCGCCCACGAGGAACCCGAGGAGAACGTCCTCTTTACGCACGTCACCCTCGTCCCGTACTCGAAAAACGGCGAACAGAAGACCAAGCCGACCCAGCACAGCGTCAAGGAAGTCCGCTCGATCGGCCTCCAGCCCGACATCATCGTCGGCCGGTGTGAGGACCGACTCGACCCCGAGACTAAAGAGAAGATCGCGCTGTTCTGTGACATCCCCACCGAGGCGGTGTTCTCGAACCCCGACGTCGAGGACGTCTATCACGTCCCGCTGATGGTCGAGGAGGAAGGCTTAGATCAGTACGTGCTCGAGCACTTCGACCTCGACGACGAGGCGCTCCCACCGGGTGAGCGAGCCAACGAGTGGCGCGACATCGTCACGACTGAGAAAGACGAGGCGGTCGACGTCGCGCTGGTCGGCAAGTACGACTTAGAGGACGCGTATATGTCGATCCACGAGTCGCTCAAACACGCCGGCTTCGAACTCGGCGCTGACGTGAACGTCCACTGGGTGTCGGCCGACGAGATGGCCGACGGCCACGACGGCCAACTCGAGGACGTCGACGGTGTCATCGTCCCCGGCGGCTTCGGGATGCGCGGCTCCGAGGGCAAGATCGAAGCCGTCCGCTACGCCCGCGAGAACGACGTGCCGTTCCTCGGCCTCTGTCTTGGCTTCCAGATGGCCGTCGTCGAGTACGCCCGCCACGTGCTCGGACTCGAGGATGCCCACTCGGCCGAGATGGTCGAGGACACCCCGCACCCGGTTATCGACATCCTGCCCGAGCAGTACGAGGTCGAAGACATGGGCGGCACGATGCGCCTGGGCGAGCACACGACCGTCATCGAACCCGAGACGCTGGCCTACGACCTCTATGACGATACGTCCTGTACCGAGCGCCACCGCCACCGCTACGAGGTCAACCCCGAGTACTTCGATCAGTTCGACGACGAACCGCTGACGTTCTCGGGCACGGCGGGCAACCGAATGGAGATCTTAGAGCACGAGGATCACCCCTTCTTCCTCGGGACGCAGTTCCACCCCGAGTACACGTCCCGACCCGGCCAGCCGAGCCCGCCGTTCGTCGGCCTCGTCGAGGCCGTCCTCGAGCGCGCGACCGGCGCCGACGCTGAGCAGAAATCCGCAGACGCTGACACCGACACCGAAACCGAGGTAACCCACTGA
- a CDS encoding Lrp/AsnC family transcriptional regulator, producing the protein MDDLDRQILDILRRDARTPYTEIADEVGTSEGTVRNRVERMMDDDIIERFTISTRTGNVKAMLEVGVAVDVDTKAVSERMAEWEEVDFVWMVSGEQDIVLVVDAADTRGVNDLITKARDQEEVVSTKTRLILDEELG; encoded by the coding sequence ATGGACGACCTGGACCGACAGATACTCGATATCCTTCGGCGAGACGCCCGGACGCCGTACACCGAGATCGCCGACGAGGTCGGGACGAGCGAGGGGACCGTTCGCAACCGCGTCGAACGGATGATGGACGACGACATCATTGAACGCTTTACCATCTCGACGCGGACGGGAAACGTCAAGGCGATGCTCGAGGTCGGCGTCGCGGTCGACGTCGACACCAAGGCCGTCTCCGAACGGATGGCCGAGTGGGAAGAAGTCGACTTCGTCTGGATGGTCTCGGGCGAGCAGGATATCGTCCTCGTCGTCGACGCCGCGGACACGCGCGGGGTGAATGATCTCATCACGAAGGCTCGCGATCAAGAAGAGGTCGTCAGCACGAAGACGCGTCTTATTCTCGACGAGGAGTTGGGGTAA
- a CDS encoding diacylglycerol/lipid kinase family protein translates to MQPEGSTGARAADRVLILNPESGSQNHVDDVVELGGEHGFDIRKTEESGDAKRLARDAAPTADLIAAVGGDGTVNGVVNGIAAADELETTTLAVVPTGTGNNFATNIGIRGIEHAFTVLEEGRRRSIDVGAANDRRFVNSCVGGITAEASRKTTSESKADLGVLAYVKNTLETVGSFDSLPLRVETAAGPNGRRTQAWTGNAIFVLIGNCRRFTGARTAQANVEDGLLEVTIVEDVPAVNLLGEAAFKRLFGGDSSYIVRRRTPSLAIESTRDAITYSLDGEMLETQTLHLETNPRTLRVAVGDGYEPDPDDGVL, encoded by the coding sequence ATGCAACCGGAGGGGTCGACCGGCGCTCGAGCGGCCGATCGCGTACTCATCCTGAATCCCGAAAGTGGGAGCCAGAATCACGTCGACGACGTGGTCGAACTCGGCGGCGAACACGGATTCGACATTCGAAAGACCGAGGAGAGCGGCGACGCGAAGCGACTGGCCCGCGACGCCGCCCCCACCGCCGACCTCATCGCCGCAGTCGGCGGCGATGGAACGGTCAACGGCGTGGTCAACGGTATCGCTGCCGCCGACGAACTCGAGACGACGACGCTCGCTGTCGTGCCCACCGGAACGGGCAACAACTTCGCGACGAACATCGGCATTCGGGGGATCGAGCACGCGTTTACGGTACTCGAGGAGGGACGACGCCGGTCGATCGACGTCGGAGCGGCGAACGATCGGCGCTTCGTCAACTCCTGTGTCGGCGGCATCACCGCCGAAGCGAGCCGCAAGACGACCTCCGAGAGCAAGGCGGATCTGGGCGTGCTCGCGTACGTGAAAAACACGCTCGAGACGGTGGGGTCGTTCGATTCACTTCCGCTGCGGGTGGAGACTGCGGCGGGGCCGAACGGGAGACGAACACAGGCCTGGACGGGAAACGCCATATTCGTCCTCATCGGCAACTGCCGACGGTTTACGGGCGCACGAACGGCTCAGGCCAACGTCGAGGACGGCCTGCTCGAGGTGACGATCGTCGAAGACGTCCCGGCCGTGAACTTGCTCGGCGAGGCGGCGTTCAAACGACTGTTCGGCGGCGACAGCTCGTATATCGTTCGTCGGCGAACCCCGTCACTCGCGATCGAGAGCACCCGAGATGCCATCACGTACAGTCTCGACGGCGAAATGCTCGAAACCCAGACACTCCACCTCGAGACGAATCCGCGGACACTCAGGGTCGCTGTCGGCGACGGCTACGAACCAGATCCGGACGACGGCGTCTTGTAG
- the guaA gene encoding glutamine-hydrolyzing GMP synthase, protein MVDTETFVPDAVAEIEDEIGDANAVIALSGGVDSSVAAALAYESIGDQLTPVYVDTGLMRKGETEQIRETFDYMESLRIVDAKERFLEALAGVTDPEEKREVIGEQFIREFEREAKDADADYLVQGTIYPDRIESEGGIKSHHNVGGLPDVVDFEGIVEPVRDLYKDEVREVARHLGLDEIVAERMPFPGPGLAVRVIGEVTEEKLEVARHACHVVEEELEEYEPWQALAAVIGKATGVKGDNRVHGWVVSVRSVESRDGMTARAQEIDWETLQRIQSRITGGHENVARVVYDVTHKPPATIEYE, encoded by the coding sequence ATGGTAGACACTGAAACATTCGTTCCGGACGCAGTTGCAGAGATCGAAGACGAAATCGGCGACGCAAACGCCGTCATCGCCCTCTCGGGCGGTGTCGACTCCTCAGTCGCCGCCGCGCTGGCCTACGAGTCCATCGGCGACCAGCTCACCCCGGTCTACGTCGACACCGGCCTGATGCGGAAAGGCGAGACTGAGCAGATTCGCGAGACGTTCGATTACATGGAGTCGCTGCGGATCGTCGACGCCAAAGAGCGGTTCCTCGAGGCCCTCGCTGGCGTCACCGATCCCGAAGAGAAACGCGAGGTTATCGGCGAACAGTTCATCCGCGAGTTCGAGCGCGAAGCGAAAGACGCCGACGCCGACTACCTCGTCCAGGGGACGATCTATCCCGACCGGATCGAGAGCGAAGGCGGCATCAAGTCTCACCACAACGTCGGTGGCCTGCCGGACGTCGTCGACTTCGAGGGCATCGTCGAACCCGTTCGTGATCTCTACAAGGACGAAGTCCGCGAGGTCGCCCGCCACCTCGGACTCGACGAGATCGTCGCCGAGCGGATGCCGTTCCCCGGCCCCGGCCTCGCCGTACGCGTCATCGGCGAAGTAACCGAGGAGAAACTCGAGGTCGCCCGCCACGCCTGCCACGTCGTCGAGGAGGAACTCGAGGAGTACGAGCCATGGCAAGCACTCGCCGCCGTAATCGGCAAGGCGACGGGGGTCAAAGGCGACAACCGTGTCCACGGCTGGGTCGTCTCCGTTCGCTCCGTCGAATCGCGAGACGGCATGACCGCGCGCGCACAGGAGATCGACTGGGAGACGCTCCAGCGCATCCAGTCTCGAATCACCGGCGGCCACGAGAACGTCGCCCGCGTCGTCTACGACGTGACCCACAAACCGCCCGCAACGATCGAGTACGAATGA
- a CDS encoding DUF7126 family protein, giving the protein MSTDVIVAGPDEDGIAEALEEAGATVARITGVLSRPTLEEAGILEAELYVLTDVGEATTIPIVYDLNDELRTVVYARDTIPEFIKGQLDLAVDPQLMDANFVADELVD; this is encoded by the coding sequence ATGAGCACGGACGTCATCGTCGCCGGCCCGGACGAAGACGGCATCGCCGAAGCCCTCGAGGAAGCGGGCGCGACTGTCGCCCGCATCACGGGCGTCCTCTCGCGGCCCACCCTCGAGGAGGCCGGCATCCTCGAGGCGGAGCTGTACGTCCTGACGGACGTCGGTGAGGCGACGACGATCCCGATCGTCTATGATCTCAACGACGAGTTGCGGACCGTCGTCTACGCGCGGGACACGATTCCGGAGTTCATCAAAGGCCAACTCGATCTGGCCGTCGATCCACAGCTGATGGACGCCAACTTCGTCGCCGACGAACTCGTCGACTAA
- a CDS encoding MogA/MoaB family molybdenum cofactor biosynthesis protein encodes MNERNERADDATTPPDGDDEPTVDPDRDENDAQPEAAAETEADAETEPETDTETEPDVRPLGVGVVTVATDRTIEKDAAGETIVTILKKDDHEIAIREHVDADLDQIQSVVSRLLDRDDVDLIVTGGATSIEPDDVTIEAVSPLLDKELAAFGDLFTTLAYEEVGTRVIAARTLAGVADGIPVFCLPGNEPAIRLGLERIVMPEIHHLIDLARATPGDADLEEEAEAGDDLETEMDSDLEEGAAANADTQANAADTEHETAADAALDVTSNGDGDDGE; translated from the coding sequence ATGAACGAGCGGAACGAGCGTGCAGACGACGCGACGACACCGCCGGACGGAGACGACGAGCCGACGGTTGACCCGGATCGTGACGAGAACGACGCACAGCCCGAAGCGGCGGCCGAAACGGAAGCAGACGCCGAAACTGAACCCGAAACGGATACTGAAACCGAACCGGATGTCCGACCGCTCGGCGTCGGCGTCGTCACCGTCGCGACGGATCGGACGATCGAAAAGGACGCCGCCGGCGAGACGATCGTCACGATCCTCAAAAAGGACGATCACGAGATCGCGATACGAGAACACGTCGACGCCGACCTCGACCAGATCCAATCGGTTGTCTCGAGGCTGCTCGACCGCGACGACGTCGATTTGATTGTCACCGGTGGCGCAACCAGCATCGAACCCGACGACGTCACCATCGAGGCCGTCAGTCCGCTGCTCGACAAGGAGCTTGCGGCATTCGGCGACCTCTTTACGACGCTGGCCTACGAAGAAGTCGGCACCCGCGTTATCGCAGCCCGAACGCTTGCGGGCGTTGCCGACGGCATTCCCGTGTTTTGTCTGCCCGGGAACGAACCCGCAATCCGACTCGGTCTCGAGCGAATAGTCATGCCCGAGATCCACCACCTCATCGACCTCGCTCGTGCGACACCCGGTGACGCCGACCTCGAGGAAGAAGCCGAAGCCGGCGACGATCTCGAGACGGAAATGGACAGCGATCTCGAGGAGGGGGCCGCTGCAAACGCAGACACGCAAGCGAACGCGGCCGATACGGAACACGAGACAGCGGCGGACGCGGCTCTCGACGTCACGTCCAACGGCGACGGCGACGACGGTGAGTGA
- a CDS encoding zinc-binding dehydrogenase: MKAVKVTEHGDTDVIEYGEYPDPEIDRNEVLVDVKAAALNHLDIWTRRGMPGIDLEMPHIPGSDGAGVVEEVGEDVTRFEEGDHVALSAGVGDLRMDDPTLDPRYHIIGEHVTGIHSEYAAISEDNLIPVPEHVDWAVAGSSCLVFQTAWRMLIDRADLEAGESVLVLGASGGVGHAALQIADYAGAEVYATGSTEEKLQYAEEHGADHVCNYEEENFADWVRSETGGRGVDVVVEHVGAPTWQDSLKSLTKGGRLVTCGGTGGGNPETDIPRIFWNQLEIIGSTMATPGQVDDVMELVWDGTFEPAIREELPMSESKRAHEIIENREGFGKVVVRPDSELE, from the coding sequence ATGAAAGCAGTCAAAGTCACGGAACACGGTGACACAGACGTCATCGAGTACGGCGAGTATCCCGATCCCGAAATCGACCGCAACGAAGTGCTGGTCGACGTGAAAGCGGCGGCGCTCAACCATCTGGATATCTGGACCCGTCGAGGAATGCCGGGAATCGATCTCGAGATGCCACACATTCCGGGCAGTGACGGAGCCGGTGTCGTCGAGGAAGTCGGCGAGGACGTCACCCGGTTCGAAGAAGGCGACCACGTCGCCCTCTCGGCCGGCGTCGGCGATCTCCGAATGGACGACCCGACGTTGGATCCGCGCTATCACATCATCGGCGAGCACGTCACCGGCATCCACTCCGAGTACGCTGCAATCTCCGAGGACAACCTGATCCCGGTTCCCGAACACGTCGACTGGGCGGTCGCCGGCTCGAGCTGTCTGGTCTTCCAGACCGCCTGGCGGATGTTGATCGACCGCGCGGACCTCGAGGCCGGCGAGTCGGTACTCGTTCTCGGAGCCAGCGGCGGGGTCGGACACGCCGCGCTCCAGATCGCAGATTACGCGGGCGCGGAAGTGTACGCGACCGGTAGCACCGAGGAGAAGTTGCAGTACGCCGAGGAACACGGTGCCGACCACGTCTGTAACTACGAAGAGGAGAACTTCGCGGACTGGGTCCGCTCGGAGACCGGCGGGCGCGGCGTCGACGTCGTCGTCGAACACGTCGGCGCACCCACGTGGCAGGACTCCCTGAAGAGTCTCACCAAGGGCGGGCGGCTCGTCACCTGCGGCGGCACCGGCGGCGGCAACCCCGAGACGGACATTCCTCGAATCTTCTGGAACCAACTCGAGATCATCGGCTCGACGATGGCCACGCCCGGTCAGGTCGACGACGTGATGGAACTCGTCTGGGACGGCACCTTCGAACCGGCGATCCGCGAGGAGCTGCCGATGAGCGAGAGCAAACGCGCCCACGAGATAATCGAAAACCGCGAAGGGTTCGGCAAGGTCGTCGTCCGCCCCGACAGCGAACTCGAGTAA
- a CDS encoding DUF7853 family protein, whose product MSSPQPEKTETHEVTLSRDEQWVTHHLLVSYLDESIDEGENAPEWIVESIEAVEDAERTAVLTNGQARNLFEAMTSYVDDGEVPERDAVHGSTVADRLETRLEATEPTSQ is encoded by the coding sequence ATGAGTTCCCCACAACCGGAAAAGACCGAGACGCACGAAGTCACGCTCTCTAGAGACGAGCAATGGGTCACCCACCACCTCCTCGTGAGCTATCTCGACGAGTCGATCGACGAGGGCGAGAACGCCCCCGAGTGGATCGTCGAGTCGATCGAGGCAGTCGAGGACGCCGAGCGAACAGCGGTACTCACCAACGGGCAGGCTCGAAACCTCTTCGAGGCGATGACTTCGTATGTCGACGATGGGGAAGTTCCCGAGCGAGACGCCGTCCACGGATCGACCGTCGCCGACCGCCTCGAGACGCGTCTCGAGGCGACCGAACCGACGAGCCAGTAA
- a CDS encoding 5-formyltetrahydrofolate cyclo-ligase has translation MGGSDDHNGDGDVPTAKEAVRERVWDALEDSGEARFPFPPHGRIPNFAGADEAADRLAAQPEWQAASTIKANPDAPQLPVRRRALREGKTVYMAVPRLADEQCFLKLDPDELEDYDAATTVSGSSKHGEQVGPDAVEAIDLIVSGSVAVTDEGGRIGKGEGYSDLEYAILRGLNLVDAGTTVATTIHERQRLDEPVVIDDHDVTMDLIVTPERTIRPDSHEQPTGIDWELLSDERLAEIPVLRRLREQ, from the coding sequence ATGGGAGGATCGGACGACCACAACGGCGACGGCGACGTGCCCACCGCCAAAGAAGCCGTTCGCGAGCGCGTCTGGGACGCCCTCGAAGACAGCGGCGAGGCTCGCTTTCCGTTCCCACCACACGGGCGAATCCCGAACTTCGCTGGCGCGGACGAGGCGGCTGACCGACTGGCCGCCCAACCCGAGTGGCAGGCCGCATCGACGATCAAGGCCAACCCCGACGCCCCGCAGCTACCGGTTCGACGGCGGGCACTGCGGGAGGGAAAAACTGTGTATATGGCTGTGCCGCGACTCGCGGACGAACAGTGCTTTCTCAAACTCGATCCCGACGAACTCGAGGACTACGACGCAGCGACGACGGTGTCGGGGTCATCGAAACACGGCGAGCAGGTCGGGCCGGACGCCGTCGAGGCGATCGATCTGATCGTCTCCGGCAGTGTCGCCGTTACCGACGAGGGCGGTCGTATCGGCAAGGGAGAGGGCTACAGCGACCTCGAATACGCGATCCTCCGTGGGCTCAACCTCGTCGACGCGGGGACGACGGTCGCGACGACGATTCACGAGCGCCAACGGCTCGACGAACCGGTCGTGATCGACGACCACGACGTCACGATGGACCTGATCGTCACACCCGAGCGGACGATTCGTCCCGACAGTCACGAGCAGCCGACCGGAATCGACTGGGAGCTGCTCTCGGACGAGCGACTCGCGGAGATTCCCGTGTTACGGCGGCTACGAGAGCAGTAG
- a CDS encoding NUDIX hydrolase, with product MSTPQEDVEHENARQDVIAVDETDTELKLVNRLDAHTGDGIRHRAFTSLVFDGEGNVLLAQRAPGKRLWGTYWDGTVASHPVAGQSQKEATRQRLEEELGITPDQYDDLRLTDRFEYKRYFENAGVEHEVCAVLKLTLSDRSLEPNEEEVAGLLWVPYERLHENPEWYRQLRLCPWFEIAMRRDVRD from the coding sequence ATGAGCACGCCACAGGAGGACGTAGAACACGAGAACGCCAGACAGGACGTGATCGCCGTCGACGAAACCGACACCGAACTCAAGTTAGTCAACCGTCTTGACGCTCACACCGGCGACGGTATTCGCCACCGGGCGTTTACGTCGCTCGTCTTCGACGGCGAGGGGAACGTCTTGCTCGCCCAGCGAGCGCCCGGGAAACGCCTCTGGGGGACCTACTGGGACGGCACCGTCGCCTCTCACCCCGTCGCGGGGCAGAGCCAGAAGGAGGCAACTCGACAACGACTCGAAGAGGAGTTGGGGATTACCCCCGACCAGTACGACGACCTGCGGCTGACCGACCGCTTCGAGTACAAACGCTACTTCGAGAACGCGGGCGTCGAACACGAAGTCTGTGCCGTCCTGAAGCTGACGTTGTCGGATCGCAGCCTCGAGCCAAACGAGGAGGAAGTGGCGGGACTGCTGTGGGTGCCGTACGAACGCCTCCACGAGAATCCGGAGTGGTACCGCCAGCTTCGACTCTGCCCGTGGTTCGAAATCGCGATGCGACGCGACGTCCGGGACTGA
- the carA gene encoding glutamine-hydrolyzing carbamoyl-phosphate synthase small subunit — protein MTAAYVALEGGHVLEGRGRAPGTARGELVFTTAYTGYEESLTDPSYEEQVLTFSYPLIGNYGVREERFESDRIHPRAVLAKELTDDVSEWLESEGVPAVDHLDTREVVTDIRDGGAMKCGIAVGDDVTEEDALEQLEQCKAMSDHTEIGAQVSVDDAVVHGEDNDGDTVALVDCGAKGSIIDSLLERDATVHVLPHDATEADVEAVDPDILFISNGPGDPANYEEAIDLVDAFVEDMPVAGICLGQQIVAEALGGTTEKMTFGHRGVNQPVLDLDSGQVVMTTQNHGYTVDNPGDHLEVTQINVNDDTPEGLDGVEHDIITRQYHPEANPGPQDTLDFFDDVLAMAGSRDQRAVPADD, from the coding sequence ATGACAGCAGCCTACGTTGCACTGGAGGGGGGCCATGTACTCGAGGGACGTGGTCGTGCTCCGGGAACGGCTCGCGGCGAACTCGTTTTCACCACGGCGTACACTGGCTACGAGGAAAGTCTGACTGACCCATCCTACGAGGAGCAGGTCTTGACCTTCTCGTACCCGCTGATCGGCAACTACGGCGTTCGCGAGGAACGGTTCGAATCGGACCGCATCCACCCGCGCGCCGTCCTCGCAAAGGAACTCACCGACGACGTCTCCGAGTGGCTCGAAAGCGAGGGCGTCCCCGCTGTCGACCATCTCGACACCCGCGAAGTCGTCACCGACATCCGTGACGGCGGCGCGATGAAATGCGGGATCGCCGTCGGCGACGACGTCACCGAGGAAGACGCACTCGAGCAGCTCGAACAGTGCAAGGCCATGAGCGACCACACGGAGATCGGCGCACAGGTCAGCGTCGACGATGCGGTCGTTCACGGTGAGGACAACGACGGCGACACGGTTGCGCTGGTCGACTGCGGCGCGAAGGGCTCGATCATCGACTCGCTGCTCGAGCGCGACGCGACGGTGCACGTCCTCCCACACGACGCGACCGAGGCGGACGTCGAGGCCGTCGACCCTGACATCCTCTTTATCTCGAACGGTCCCGGCGATCCCGCGAACTACGAGGAAGCGATCGACCTCGTCGACGCGTTCGTCGAGGACATGCCTGTTGCCGGCATCTGTCTCGGCCAGCAGATCGTCGCCGAGGCGCTCGGCGGCACGACCGAGAAGATGACGTTCGGCCACCGCGGCGTCAACCAGCCCGTGCTCGACCTCGACTCCGGGCAGGTCGTCATGACCACCCAGAACCACGGTTATACGGTCGACAACCCCGGCGACCACCTCGAGGTCACCCAGATCAACGTCAACGACGACACGCCGGAAGGGCTCGATGGTGTCGAACACGACATCATCACCCGCCAGTACCACCCCGAAGCCAACCCCGGCCCACAGGACACCCTCGACTTCTTCGACGACGTGCTCGCGATGGCTGGCTCGCGAGACCAGCGAGCCGTCCCTGCTGACGACTAG